The proteins below come from a single Miscanthus floridulus cultivar M001 chromosome 1, ASM1932011v1, whole genome shotgun sequence genomic window:
- the LOC136504777 gene encoding uncharacterized protein: MGNCQCQAVEVATVVIQHPGGGRTERAYWALSAAAVMAANPGHYVAAVITTTAPQPAAGDGEAASSAAAAPVKHLKLLRPDDTLLLGRVYRLVSFEEVLREFASKRQVKLSRVTVRAKDEAEDVKPASKHRRRRPRASAGGGGGGKRKESSERSLAKVMPQTAEELEPDAGPSTGPSAKHADTPSDADLDAELEALLPHEALLGRRAARQWRPALQSIAEG; this comes from the exons ATGGGCAACTGCCAGTGCCAGGCGGTGGAGGTGGCGACGGTGGTGATCCAGCACCCGGGCGGCGGCCGCACGGAGCGCGCCTACTGGGCGCTCTCGGCCGCGGCCGTCATGGCGGCCAACCCGGGCCACTACGTCGCGGCCGTCATCACCACCACCGCGCCGCAGCCAGCCGCGGGAGACGGAGAAGCAGCCTCCTCTGCCGCCGCTGCGCCCGTGAAGCACCTCAAGCTGCTCCGCCCCGACGACACGCTCCTGCTCGGCCGCGTCTACCGCCTTGTCAGCTTCGAAG AGGTGCTGAGGGAGTTCGCGTCGAAGCGGCAGGTGAAGCTGAGCCGCGTCACGGTCAGGGCCAAGGACGAAGCCGAGGACGTGAAGCCGGCGTCCAAGCATCGCCGCCGTCGCCCCAGGgccagcgccggcggcggcggaggcggaaagCGCAAGGAATCATCCGAGCGGTCACTCGCCAAG GTCATGCCCCAGACGGCGGAGGAGCTGGAGCCGGATGCAGGCCCGTCCACGGGCCCCAGCGCCAAGCATGCCGACACGCCGTCCGACGCCGACCTCGACGCCGAGCTGGAGGCGCTCCTGCCGCACGAGGCGTTGCTCGGCCGCCGAGCCGCCCGGCAATGGAGGCCCGCGCTTCAGAGCATCGCCGAAGGGTGA